A genome region from Lactobacillus sp. ESL0791 includes the following:
- a CDS encoding AzlD domain-containing protein: MPTSNFILLTTLVTGLVTWLSRVSPFILLKKMSLPHVVIEFLSFVPIAIMSVLWFEQIFVPHLGHLPGINYLNLLSSLPTVLAAVLSKNLLVIVVVGVVSAAIFNLVL; the protein is encoded by the coding sequence ATGCCGACAAGTAATTTTATTTTATTAACGACACTCGTTACCGGCCTCGTTACCTGGCTTTCTAGAGTTTCACCGTTTATTTTGTTGAAGAAAATGTCTTTACCGCATGTAGTGATCGAATTTTTAAGTTTCGTTCCCATCGCAATTATGTCTGTTTTGTGGTTTGAGCAGATTTTTGTTCCCCATCTGGGGCACTTACCGGGGATTAATTACCTTAATCTGCTGTCGTCGTTGCCGACAGTTTTGGCTGCTGTTCTTTCCAAAAACTTGCTGGTAATTGTTGTAGTTGGTGTAGTGTCTGCCGCAATTTTCAATTTAGTATTATAA
- a CDS encoding aldo/keto reductase produces MKQVRINGREVPAIGIGTWHMGSDAAKKQPETAAIQAGIEAGAKLIDTAEIYGNGASEILVGNAIKPYKREDLFLVSKVAAANATKKEMEKHLDASLERLQTDYLDMYLYHWRGAVPLEETIAELDRLREGGKIKSWGVSNFDVADLEEVEAFPAGHNVAANEDLYNLNARGLDFDLIPWQKEHDVPLLAYSPVGGLHNNLHADMLENPVIKQLAAKYAVSVYQVLLAWTIRDGITIAIPQTSNAEHMRDNIAAGNLELTTEDLALIDREYPRPTHKIPLDLD; encoded by the coding sequence ATGAAACAAGTAAGAATTAATGGCCGCGAGGTGCCAGCAATTGGGATTGGTACATGGCATATGGGCAGTGATGCGGCAAAAAAGCAGCCAGAAACTGCAGCAATTCAAGCCGGGATTGAGGCCGGAGCTAAATTAATTGATACCGCTGAGATTTACGGTAATGGCGCTTCAGAAATTTTAGTCGGTAATGCCATTAAACCTTACAAGCGTGAAGATTTATTTTTGGTATCAAAAGTTGCGGCGGCTAATGCCACTAAAAAAGAGATGGAAAAACATCTGGATGCAAGTCTTGAGCGGCTGCAGACAGATTATCTGGATATGTATCTTTACCACTGGCGCGGAGCGGTTCCGCTAGAAGAGACAATTGCCGAGCTGGACCGGTTGCGTGAAGGCGGAAAAATTAAATCCTGGGGTGTCTCCAATTTTGATGTGGCCGATTTAGAAGAAGTTGAAGCATTCCCGGCAGGTCATAATGTGGCAGCCAATGAGGATCTGTATAACTTGAATGCGCGTGGCTTAGACTTTGATTTAATTCCGTGGCAGAAAGAGCATGATGTGCCGCTGCTGGCTTACAGCCCGGTTGGTGGCCTGCACAACAATTTACATGCTGACATGTTGGAAAATCCGGTAATTAAGCAGCTTGCTGCAAAATATGCTGTGTCAGTTTATCAAGTTTTGTTAGCCTGGACGATTCGTGATGGTATTACGATTGCAATTCCGCAGACTTCTAATGCTGAACACATGCGGGACAATATTGCAGCTGGCAATTTGGAATTGACGACTGAAGATTTGGCACTTATTGACAGGGAATATCCGCGGCCAACGCATAAAATTCCGCTAGATTTGGATTAA
- a CDS encoding ABC transporter ATP-binding protein, which yields MTKTYLSNIIKKIGSLKILLFVLLLFVGYLVYFTQPYLITQLFAANNAQGIKLWLLLGLAVSLMILPLITLLNNNFVQAVRKYSKEELWQNVTNKPFYYFTEHPVGKVQSYIKDVSFACRQLEQNSLQVIVQMSAMLLLYTIFLSMNNLLLGLLYLFLFVGYMLISVKMARRNRNNVAKSLKSTASVSEYMIDYYQNIETVMSFHSEKYENKQMDQILTSEQETYQQVQHITDKTALLQQFLIVIVASLIALLGQQFFGSNSGKTLATLLILLYSVLNLSGFGTQYLAIEEMLNRIRSGLTELEYDQANAQATTHYQFVLAARGIVIENLAYSYRSGQQIFANLNLSFPKKQMTALVGPNGSGKSTLLKLISGFYAPAGGSIIFPFESRPSIMYTPQSVPLFNRSVMANICYPDQEVAAAQVFSLVKEIGLDSLIHSVSDLTERTPGDFKSKISGGEKQKILFLRAIVTEPQILLLDEVTSALDEKSISRVYIMLKKYLPQTTIISIVHRTEELAHYQNVVSL from the coding sequence ATGACTAAAACGTATTTATCGAACATTATCAAAAAAATTGGCTCACTTAAGATCCTGCTCTTTGTCCTGCTTTTATTCGTCGGGTACTTAGTCTATTTCACGCAGCCATATTTAATTACCCAATTATTTGCAGCAAATAATGCACAAGGAATAAAACTTTGGTTGTTGCTGGGGCTGGCGGTTTCGCTGATGATTCTACCGCTGATTACTTTGCTTAATAACAACTTTGTTCAAGCTGTCCGCAAATATTCTAAGGAAGAATTGTGGCAAAACGTTACTAACAAACCTTTTTACTATTTTACCGAGCATCCGGTTGGAAAAGTACAGAGCTATATTAAGGATGTTTCTTTTGCTTGCCGGCAGTTGGAACAAAATAGTTTACAGGTTATTGTTCAAATGAGTGCTATGCTGCTGCTGTACACAATCTTTTTGAGCATGAATAACTTGCTGCTGGGGCTGCTCTACCTATTTTTGTTTGTTGGTTACATGTTGATTTCGGTTAAAATGGCAAGACGCAACCGCAATAATGTCGCCAAGTCGTTAAAAAGCACAGCTTCGGTTAGTGAATACATGATTGACTACTACCAGAACATTGAAACCGTCATGTCGTTTCATTCTGAAAAATATGAGAACAAGCAGATGGATCAAATTTTGACCAGTGAACAAGAAACATACCAGCAGGTTCAGCATATTACAGATAAAACGGCGCTATTGCAGCAATTTTTAATTGTAATTGTCGCAAGTTTGATTGCACTCTTAGGCCAGCAATTTTTTGGTAGCAATTCAGGTAAAACCTTGGCAACTTTATTGATCTTGCTATATTCCGTATTAAATTTGTCAGGTTTTGGAACACAATATTTGGCAATTGAGGAGATGCTGAACCGAATTCGTTCGGGTTTAACGGAATTGGAATACGATCAGGCGAATGCGCAAGCAACAACTCATTATCAATTTGTGCTTGCTGCTAGAGGAATTGTCATTGAAAACCTGGCATATTCTTATCGCTCAGGCCAGCAGATTTTTGCCAACCTTAACCTTAGTTTCCCCAAAAAGCAAATGACCGCGCTAGTTGGTCCTAACGGTTCTGGTAAAAGTACTTTGCTGAAATTAATCAGCGGCTTTTATGCACCGGCTGGCGGCAGTATTATTTTTCCTTTTGAAAGTCGCCCCAGTATCATGTATACACCGCAAAGTGTGCCGTTATTTAATCGCTCGGTTATGGCTAATATTTGTTATCCCGATCAAGAAGTTGCCGCTGCGCAAGTTTTTTCTTTAGTAAAAGAAATTGGCTTGGATTCGTTAATTCATTCAGTTAGTGATTTGACTGAGAGAACACCGGGAGATTTTAAAAGTAAAATTTCTGGCGGTGAAAAGCAAAAAATTCTTTTTCTACGAGCAATTGTAACTGAACCGCAAATATTGCTTTTAGATGAGGTAACCAGTGCTTTAGATGAAAAGTCGATTTCTCGTGTTTACATCATGCTGAAGAAATATTTACCGCAAACAACGATTATCAGCATTGTTCACAGAACGGAAGAATTGGCTCATTATCAAAATGTCGTTTCGCTATAA
- a CDS encoding cation:proton antiporter family protein — protein sequence MDLSLVIVAVAAFLTPTLLARLKVSLIPSTVAEIIVGVILGKSCFNIIHINSVLNTLSTLGTIMLLFLSGMEIDFSLFKKNKPTTALAAKKAEKMTKQSPLKIAIIAYSLTIATSVVLGILFKICSLFSDIFLSVILFATVSLVFLAAAFLLARFRNFFNVFGKLTKSTTQLDMRFAFLVIVILVVLAMSVGAENILGAFLAGIVIKLLEPEEVTQEKLNAIGYGFLIPFFFILTGVKLDLGALLGSRATLMLIPLLLLAFLLAKLPAYFSFKKLFSKRNSLAGTFLVETTMTLVISGVAVAQNIHALSSQQGGALTLAAVLTCLFGPMLFKQLYQPQDEQVPKTIVHIIGTTVASVETYHQLPRDWYDTKLYTRHEQNYRTYKNSAPVTFLETMEPLKLIEWGIFDTDILVITDLRSKINYSLAIAAKKYGVERVLVRMDNPDPDEVGVMEEELKNLGIEYFNTFDTSIGVFRTAIEAPQVLRFITSSKSSLFEVTMTNDRFNGSLLSDLPEIDQVVISKIVRDGKFVDPHDDTRLATNDHLIMAGSREVVSRLRLLLDN from the coding sequence ATGGATTTATCACTTGTTATTGTTGCCGTCGCTGCCTTTTTGACGCCAACATTGCTGGCTCGGTTGAAAGTGTCGCTAATCCCATCAACCGTTGCAGAAATTATTGTGGGCGTAATTTTGGGAAAAAGTTGTTTTAATATTATTCATATTAACTCAGTTTTGAACACTTTAAGTACGTTAGGAACAATTATGTTATTGTTTTTGAGTGGAATGGAAATCGATTTTTCACTATTTAAGAAGAATAAGCCGACGACGGCTTTAGCTGCTAAAAAGGCGGAAAAAATGACAAAACAATCGCCGCTGAAAATTGCAATTATTGCTTATTCATTAACAATTGCTACTTCTGTTGTTCTGGGTATTCTTTTTAAGATCTGCAGTTTGTTTTCAGATATTTTCTTATCAGTAATTTTGTTTGCAACGGTTTCGCTCGTCTTTTTGGCTGCAGCATTTTTGCTGGCCCGTTTCCGTAACTTTTTTAATGTATTTGGTAAGTTAACCAAGTCAACAACTCAGCTGGACATGCGGTTTGCATTTTTGGTAATCGTAATTTTGGTTGTGTTAGCAATGTCGGTGGGGGCTGAAAATATTCTCGGTGCCTTTCTTGCCGGAATTGTGATCAAATTATTGGAACCTGAAGAAGTGACTCAGGAAAAGCTGAACGCGATTGGCTATGGCTTTTTAATTCCCTTTTTCTTCATTTTAACGGGGGTTAAGCTTGATTTAGGTGCATTGCTTGGTTCGCGGGCAACGTTAATGCTGATCCCGCTTTTATTACTTGCTTTTTTATTAGCAAAATTACCGGCATATTTTAGCTTTAAAAAATTATTTTCAAAGCGGAATTCTTTGGCCGGGACTTTTCTGGTTGAAACGACCATGACGCTAGTTATTTCTGGTGTTGCGGTTGCCCAAAATATCCATGCCTTGAGCAGCCAGCAGGGCGGGGCTCTGACTTTGGCAGCGGTTTTGACCTGTTTATTTGGGCCGATGCTGTTTAAGCAGTTATACCAACCGCAGGATGAGCAGGTCCCGAAAACGATTGTTCACATTATCGGGACAACGGTGGCATCGGTTGAAACTTATCATCAATTGCCACGAGATTGGTATGATACGAAGCTCTACACCCGGCATGAACAAAATTATCGTACTTACAAAAATTCTGCTCCTGTAACCTTTTTGGAGACAATGGAACCGCTAAAACTAATTGAATGGGGTATTTTTGACACAGATATTTTAGTAATTACTGATTTACGTTCGAAGATAAACTACAGTTTAGCAATTGCTGCGAAAAAATATGGTGTTGAACGTGTTTTGGTCAGAATGGATAACCCAGACCCTGATGAGGTCGGGGTAATGGAAGAGGAGCTGAAAAATTTAGGAATTGAATACTTCAATACCTTTGATACAAGTATTGGCGTTTTTCGGACCGCAATTGAGGCACCACAGGTTTTACGATTTATCACTTCTTCTAAGTCAAGTTTGTTTGAGGTGACGATGACCAATGACCGCTTTAACGGCAGCCTGCTGTCTGATTTGCCTGAGATAGATCAAGTAGTAATTAGTAAAATTGTGCGCGACGGCAAGTTTGTTGATCCGCATGATGATACGCGTTTGGCAACTAATGATCATTTAATTATGGCTGGTTCCCGAGAAGTTGTTTCTCGTTTACGATTATTATTAGATAACTAG